The proteins below are encoded in one region of Ostrea edulis chromosome 3, xbOstEdul1.1, whole genome shotgun sequence:
- the LOC125676662 gene encoding uncharacterized protein LOC125676662, translated as MAYCGTATAWSKFGLLTQFIGLALVLSGFSTIGWMVTTTVQDNTDIIIGLFQMKDCSTGSCATQALSSAYETGGRDATLGLMIVVLIVSVLTTVLYSIYVPTDAARYRCMIIIIMCLTFLAALFTLIGAIVYAASVPNDFYSSYSVGLVLITSLLFICAGCMLIGQAQENIFILTMESPNQSFPEFPSNDEEEMVAEAEYMYNARMEVLKRELAQTRRNFRRACQQIVLLNSRLSEVQKRHDRARAINSRSFQYSNRLQMDISEGFKKVYSEYAESQAEENRNLEIQIFGEVLVDSDEEYEPVN; from the exons ATGGCCTATTGCGGTACTGCTACAGCTTGGTCCAAATTTGGTTTATTGACGCAGTTCATTGGACTGGCTTTGGTTCTCTCGGGATTTAGTACTATAGGATGGATGGTTACTACAACTGTCCAAGACAACACGGACATTATTATCGGTCTATTCCAGATGAAAGATTGCTCCACGGGAAGTTGTGCAACACAGGCACTCTCATCTGCGTATGAAA CGGGTGGTCGGGATGCAACGCTGGGTTTAATGATCGTTGTTCTGATAGTATCAGTTCTCACCACAGTCCTTTACAGTATTTATGTTCCCACGGATGCTGCAAGATACAGATGCATGATCATTATCATAATGTGCTTAACTTTCTTGGCGG CTCTGTTTACTCTGATTGGAGCCATTGTCTACGCCGCCTCAGTACCTAATGACTTCTATTCGTCCTATTCGGTCGGGCTCGTCTTAATAACCTCGTTATTATTCATTTGCGCCGGATGTATGCTTATTGGtcaagccca AGAGAACATCTTCATTCTCACTATGGAATCTCCAAACCAATCTTTCCCAGAATTCCCGAGCAACGATGAAGAAGAAATGGTGGCTGAGGCggagtacatgtacaatgcaagGATGGAGGTGTTAAAGAGGGAGTTGGCTCAGACAAGGAGGAATTTCCGCCGGGCGTGCCAACAAATAGTCCTCCTTAACTCCAGGTTGTCGGAGGTGCAGAAGAGACACGATCGGGCCAGGGCGATAAACTCCCGATCATTCCAATACTCAAACCGCCTCCAGATGGACATCAGTGAAGGATTCAAGAAAGTCTACAGTGAGTATGCCGAATCCCAGGCTGAGGAAAACCGAAATCTGGAGATCCAAATATTCGGCGAAGTTCTAGTCGACTCTGACGAGGAGTATGAGCCTGTCAACTAG